One genomic window of Salmo salar chromosome ssa12, Ssal_v3.1, whole genome shotgun sequence includes the following:
- the LOC123725496 gene encoding histone H2A: MSGRGKTGGKARAKAKTRSSRAGLQFPVGRVHRLLRKGNYAERVGAGAPVYLAAVLEYLTAEILELAGNAARDNKKTRIIPRHLQLAVRNDEELNKLLGGVTIAQGGVLPNIQAVLLPKKTEKAVKAK, translated from the coding sequence ATGAGCGGAAGAGGCAAAACCGGAGGCAAGGCCAGGGCCAAGGCAAAGACACGTTCATCCCGTGCCGGACTCCAGTTCCCCGTGGGCCGTGTGCACAGGCTGCTGCGCAAAGGCAACTACGCCGAGCGTGTGGGCGCTGGCGCACCAGTGTACCTGGCCGCCGTGCTCGAGTACCTGACTGCTGAGATCCTGGAGTTGGCCGGCAACGCTGCCCGTGACAACAAGAAGACTCGTATCATCCCCCGTCACCTGCAGCTGGCCGTCCGTAACGACGAGGAGCTGAACAAACTGCTTGGCGGCGTGACCATCGCTCAGGGTGGTGTGCTGCCCAACATCCAGGCAGTGCTGCTCCCCAAGAAGACTGAGAAGGCCGTCAAAGCCAAGTAA
- the LOC123725481 gene encoding histone H1-like, whose product MVLMSRLRPAPARCGASIAQSSVYSKLLLTDYRKCVCLPDQARDMAEVAPAPAAAAPAKAPKKKAAAKPKKAGPSVGELIVKAVSASKERSGVSLAALKKSLAAGGYDVEKNNSRVKIAVKSLVTKGTLVQTKGTGASGSFKLNKKAVEAKKPAKKAAAPKAKKVAAKKPAAAKKPKKVAAKKAVAAKKSPKKAKKPATPKKAAKSPKKVKKPAAAAKKAAKSPKKATKAAKPKAAKPKAAKAKKAAPKKK is encoded by the coding sequence ATGGTTCTCATGTCGCGTTTAAGGCCAGCCCCTGCACGGTGTGGAGCTTCAATAGCGCAGAGCAGCGTCTACAGCAAACTACTCCTCACAGACTaccgtaagtgtgtgtgtttaccggaCCAAGCGAGAGACATGGCAGAAGTCGCACCAGCACCCGCCGCCGCCGCGCCGGCCAAGGCACCCAAGAAGAAGGCAGCAGCCAAGCCCAAGAAAGCGGGACCCAGCGTAGGCGAGCTCATCGTCAAGGCGGTGTCCGCCTCCAAGGAGAGGAGCGGCGTGTCCCTGGCCGCGCTCAAGAAGAGTCTGGCGGCAGGCGGCTACGACGTGGAGAAGAACAACTCCCGTGTCAAGATCGCCGTCAAGAGCCTCGTCACCAAGGGCACCCTGGTCCAGACCAAGGGCACCGGTGCCTCCGGCTCCTTCAAGCTCAACAAGAAAGCCGTCGAGGCAAAAAAGCCCGCCAAGAAAGCCGCAGCCCCCAAAGCAAAGAAGGTGGCCGCCAAGAAGCCCGCCGCGGCGAAGAAGCCCAAGAAGGTAGCAGCCAAGAAGGCCGTCGCCGCAAAGAAGTCCCCCAAGAAGGCCAAGAAGCCCGCTACACCCAAAAAGGCCGCCAAGAGCCCAAAGAAGGTGAAGAAGCCCGCCGCAGCGGCCAAGAAGGCGGCCAAGAGCCCCAAGAAGGCTACCAAGGCAGCGAAGCCCAAAGCCGCCAAGCCCAAGGCAGCCAAGGCCAAGAAGGCAGCCCCCAAGAAGAAGTAA
- the LOC123725503 gene encoding histone H2B — protein sequence MPEPAKSAPKKGSKKAVTKTAGKGGKKRRKSRKESYAIYVYKVLKQVHPDTGISSKAMGIMNSFVNDIFERIAGESSRLAHYNKRSTITSREIQTAVRLLLPGELAKHAVSEGTKAVTKYTSSK from the coding sequence ATGCCCGAGCCAGCAAAGTCCGCGCCCAAGAAGGGCTCCAAGAAAGCCGTCACCAAGACAGCAGGGAAAGGCGGCAAGAAGCGCCGAAAGTCGAGGAAGGAGAGCTACGCCATTTACGTGTACAAAGTGCTGAAGCAGGTCCACCCCGACACCGGCATCTCCTCCAAGGCCATGGGAATCATGAACTCGTTCGTGAACGACATCTTCGAGCGTATCGCCGGAGAGTCCTCTCGCCTGGCCCACTACAACAAGCGTTCCACCATCACCTCCAGGGAGATCCAGACCGCCGTGCGCCTGCTGCTCCCCGGCGAGTTGGCCAAACACGCAGTGTCCGAGGGCACCAAGGCCGTGACCAAGTACACCAGTTCCAAGTAA